The following proteins are co-located in the Pedobacter frigiditerrae genome:
- a CDS encoding DUF6646 family protein, producing MKKIFTSFLILSASYVNVNAQTDAYKGKDDLRYHIGASLQKFGTGIVTSLDYGLGESFSVGAQAGYLLGTKKIAGLDKAGFGDRFDLKARFNANLGSVIGLPSNVDVYPGLNLGLKNFGGHVGGRIFFSKGFGLFAETQFPIAKYNSAAINYEKLNNQFSVNVGVAFDLGK from the coding sequence ATGAAAAAGATTTTTACAAGCTTCCTTATCTTGTCTGCAAGTTACGTTAATGTTAATGCACAGACAGATGCTTACAAGGGAAAAGACGATTTGAGGTACCATATTGGTGCTAGTTTACAAAAATTTGGAACTGGAATAGTAACCTCCTTAGATTATGGACTAGGCGAGAGCTTTTCTGTTGGCGCACAAGCAGGCTACCTTTTAGGTACTAAGAAAATTGCGGGTTTGGATAAGGCTGGATTTGGTGATAGATTTGACCTTAAAGCTCGATTTAATGCAAATTTAGGAAGCGTAATTGGTCTGCCCTCAAACGTTGATGTATACCCTGGTTTAAACTTAGGATTAAAGAATTTTGGCGGTCATGTTGGCGGTAGGATTTTCTTTTCAAAAGGCTTCGGTCTTTTTGCCGAAACACAGTTCCCGATTGCTAAGTATAACTCAGCTGCTATTAATTACGAAAAATTAAACAATCAGTTTTCTGTTAATGTTGGTGTTGCCTTTGATTTAGGTAAATAG
- a CDS encoding alpha-L-rhamnosidase C-terminal domain-containing protein encodes MLIKYITFLICLFFLANTYAQKVKTGNERVTEYVSATRVLWKAGLVKNEAQLLKNGTGQADVSNKNICILENKKESKASILLDFGKELQGGVQIVTGIWGGNKPIKIRLCFGESASEAMSDIGGKGGATNDHAIRDLETILPWLGIAEIGNTGFRFVRIDVVEDDVKLILKEVRAISRYRDLVYKGSFNSSDTLLNKIWKTGAYTVQLNMQDYLWDGIKRDRLVWVGDLNPEISTINAVFGYNEVVPKSLDFAKATTPLPEWMNGISAYSMWWIINQRDWYYNNGNLKYLKEQQAYLTPLLHQLIQKIDSDNKEKLDGQRFLDWPSSEDPKAIHAGLQAMMVLALQAGSDLSTKLGDLLTAKKCADAVNRLKKYIPAHNNSKQAAALLSLAKLMDAKQANKVLNDGGSKNFSTFFGYYMLQAKANASDYQGAINIIREYWGAMLNLGATSFWEDFNMDWTKNAGRIDELVPDGKIDIHGAYGAYCYVGFRHSLCHGWASGPTPWLTEHVLGISVIEPGCKVVRIKPHLGDLKFAEGTFPTPLGLIKVKHQKLADGTVKSTISAPKGVKILR; translated from the coding sequence ATGCTAATAAAATACATTACCTTCTTAATATGTCTGTTTTTTTTAGCAAATACCTATGCTCAAAAAGTTAAAACAGGCAACGAAAGAGTAACAGAATATGTGAGTGCCACTAGAGTTTTGTGGAAGGCTGGTCTTGTTAAAAACGAAGCTCAATTATTAAAAAATGGAACCGGACAAGCAGATGTAAGCAATAAAAACATTTGCATTTTAGAAAATAAAAAAGAAAGTAAAGCAAGTATCTTATTAGATTTTGGTAAAGAATTGCAAGGCGGTGTTCAAATTGTAACAGGTATTTGGGGTGGAAATAAACCCATCAAAATTCGTTTATGTTTTGGGGAATCAGCTAGCGAAGCTATGTCTGATATTGGTGGAAAAGGTGGTGCAACTAACGACCACGCTATTAGAGATTTAGAAACTATTTTACCTTGGTTAGGCATTGCAGAGATAGGAAACACGGGTTTTAGATTTGTAAGAATTGATGTAGTTGAGGATGATGTTAAATTGATATTAAAAGAAGTTAGAGCAATTTCGAGGTATAGAGATTTAGTTTACAAAGGCTCTTTCAATTCTAGCGACACTTTATTGAACAAAATTTGGAAAACCGGTGCTTATACTGTTCAGCTAAATATGCAAGATTATTTATGGGATGGCATTAAACGCGACAGATTGGTCTGGGTTGGAGATTTAAACCCAGAAATTTCTACCATTAACGCCGTATTTGGTTATAATGAAGTTGTGCCTAAGTCCTTAGATTTTGCAAAAGCAACCACACCTCTGCCAGAATGGATGAACGGGATTAGTGCCTATTCCATGTGGTGGATTATTAATCAAAGAGACTGGTATTACAATAATGGGAATTTGAAATATTTAAAGGAACAACAAGCTTATTTAACACCGTTACTCCATCAGTTAATTCAAAAAATTGATAGCGATAACAAAGAGAAACTTGATGGACAAAGATTTTTAGATTGGCCATCGAGTGAGGATCCAAAAGCCATACACGCAGGTTTACAAGCAATGATGGTTTTAGCTTTACAAGCGGGTAGTGATTTATCAACTAAATTGGGAGACCTTTTAACTGCTAAAAAATGTGCAGATGCTGTAAATAGATTAAAAAAATACATTCCAGCACATAACAACTCCAAACAAGCAGCAGCTTTGCTTTCATTAGCTAAATTGATGGATGCAAAACAAGCTAATAAGGTTTTGAATGATGGTGGGTCGAAAAATTTCTCTACCTTTTTTGGTTATTACATGTTGCAAGCTAAAGCCAATGCTAGCGATTATCAAGGGGCAATAAACATTATTCGTGAATACTGGGGAGCAATGTTAAATCTTGGTGCCACCAGCTTTTGGGAAGACTTTAATATGGATTGGACCAAAAATGCAGGCAGAATTGATGAATTGGTTCCTGATGGAAAAATTGACATTCATGGTGCTTATGGTGCTTATTGTTATGTCGGTTTTAGACATAGCCTTTGTCATGGATGGGCTTCTGGACCAACACCTTGGCTAACCGAACATGTTTTAGGCATTTCTGTTATTGAACCAGGTTGTAAAGTTGTTCGCATTAAACCACATCTGGGCGATTTGAAATTTGCAGAAGGCACCTTTCCTACTCCACTAGGTTTAATTAAAGTTAAACACCAAAAATTGGCTGATGGAACAGTTAAATCGACTATTTCTGCACCAAAAGGAGTTAAGATTTTAAGGTAG
- a CDS encoding outer membrane beta-barrel protein: MKSKLLIMGVLCAVAFTANAQKKGTNALSFGVNVNTEKQKNLGGEIEIKTNSYSIGYGNFIKDNTKIGFDLNYSKYNYSNAPYDNESKNYGGNVTYQKYFPLVKTLYAYAGGRAGYNYGTQESTSTNQVTEYTTNTYNVGAFGGITWFLSKRFAFETSLLSANASYAETKQKENSTGGTFDYTRTSFNLTSEGFINNLGFKVYILF; the protein is encoded by the coding sequence ATGAAATCTAAACTATTAATCATGGGCGTACTATGCGCCGTTGCGTTCACAGCAAACGCACAAAAAAAAGGTACTAATGCCCTAAGCTTTGGAGTAAATGTAAATACCGAAAAGCAGAAAAATCTTGGAGGAGAAATAGAAATAAAAACTAATTCTTATTCAATAGGTTATGGTAATTTTATTAAAGATAATACCAAAATTGGATTTGATTTAAATTATTCAAAATATAACTATTCAAACGCTCCTTACGACAATGAGAGTAAAAACTATGGTGGTAACGTAACGTATCAGAAATATTTTCCCCTGGTGAAAACCTTATATGCTTATGCAGGTGGTAGGGCTGGGTATAATTATGGTACACAAGAAAGCACTAGCACAAATCAGGTAACAGAATACACAACTAATACTTATAACGTAGGTGCATTTGGAGGCATAACTTGGTTTCTGTCAAAGAGATTTGCATTTGAGACTAGTCTGTTATCAGCAAATGCAAGTTACGCTGAAACAAAACAAAAGGAGAATTCAACAGGCGGTACTTTTGATTATACACGTACTTCCTTTAATCTAACTAGCGAAGGTTTTATTAATAACTTGGGCTTTAAGGTTTATATTTTATTTTAA
- the clpB gene encoding ATP-dependent chaperone ClpB translates to MNFNNFTIKAQEAIQKASEIAQGNQQQAIETAHILKGLLTVDENVVSYVLKKLNVNLNTVEQNLTTAIEKLPKVTGGDVYLSANSNSALQKATSYLKEFKDDFVSVEHLLLGLLAVNDATSKLLKEQGVNEKDLKKAIIALRGDNRVTDQNAEATYQALNKYARNLNEYAESGKLDPVIGRDEEIRRVIQILSRRTKNNPILIGEPGVGKTAIAEGIAFRIIKGDVPENLKSKTVYSLDMGSLIAGAKYKGEFEERLKAVVKEVTQSDGDIVLFIDEIHTLVGAGGGEGAMDAANILKPALARGELRAIGATTLDEYQKYLEKDKALERRFQKVMVEEPDTQDAISILRGLKERYETHHKVRIKDEAIIAAVEMSQRYIADRFLPDKAIDLMDEAASKLRMEMDSVPENVDALDREIMRLEIEREAIKREKDDKKVKELSQDIANLSAERDELKAKWQGEKDLVDAVNSQLEQIEAYKLEAEQAERAGDYGRVAEIRYGKIKEAQDKVERLKVDLESVQSESRMLKEEVTADDIAGVVGRWTGILVTKLVASEREKLLNLEDELHKRVAGQDEAIEAISDAIRRSRAGLQDKRKPIGSFIFLGTTGVGKTELAKALAEFLFNDENAMTRIDMSEYQERHAVSRLIGAPPGYVGYDEGGQLTEAVRRKPYSVVLLDEIEKAHPDVFNILLQVLDDGRLTDNKGRVVNFKNTIIIMTSNIGSHLIQDNFKKLDDENREEVIAKTKNELFELLKQTIRPEFLNRIDELIMFTPLQRSEIRNIVDLQFKHVQQTLAEMGITMDASVEALDWLAELGYDPQFGARPLKRVIQKRILNELSKSILAGKVDKDSKIKLDMFDHQFVFLNENEK, encoded by the coding sequence ATGAACTTCAACAACTTTACAATCAAAGCACAAGAAGCTATCCAAAAAGCTTCTGAAATAGCGCAGGGCAATCAGCAGCAAGCTATTGAAACTGCACACATATTAAAAGGTTTGCTAACTGTTGATGAAAACGTGGTTTCTTATGTGTTAAAGAAACTGAATGTGAACCTAAATACGGTTGAGCAAAACTTAACCACTGCTATAGAAAAACTACCAAAAGTGACGGGTGGCGATGTTTATTTGTCAGCTAACTCCAATTCGGCTTTGCAAAAAGCAACATCCTATTTAAAAGAATTTAAGGATGATTTTGTATCAGTTGAGCATTTATTATTAGGCTTATTGGCTGTTAATGATGCCACATCAAAATTATTGAAAGAGCAAGGCGTTAACGAAAAAGACTTAAAAAAAGCAATTATTGCTTTACGTGGCGATAATCGTGTGACCGACCAAAATGCAGAGGCAACTTATCAGGCTTTAAATAAATATGCCCGTAATTTAAATGAATATGCAGAAAGCGGAAAGTTAGACCCAGTTATTGGTCGTGATGAAGAAATTCGCCGTGTAATTCAGATTTTATCTCGTAGAACGAAAAACAATCCAATATTAATTGGTGAGCCTGGCGTGGGTAAAACTGCCATTGCCGAAGGAATTGCGTTTAGGATTATTAAGGGCGATGTTCCTGAAAACTTGAAAAGCAAAACGGTTTATTCATTAGATATGGGTTCGTTAATTGCTGGGGCAAAATACAAAGGCGAATTTGAAGAGCGTTTAAAAGCCGTTGTTAAAGAAGTAACGCAAAGCGATGGTGATATTGTTTTGTTTATAGATGAGATACACACCTTAGTTGGTGCTGGAGGTGGCGAAGGTGCAATGGATGCGGCAAACATCTTAAAACCTGCTTTAGCTAGGGGCGAATTAAGAGCTATTGGTGCGACAACTTTAGACGAATATCAAAAATATTTAGAAAAAGATAAAGCCTTGGAACGTCGTTTCCAAAAAGTAATGGTTGAGGAACCAGATACGCAAGATGCCATTTCTATTTTACGTGGTTTGAAAGAACGTTATGAAACTCACCACAAAGTGAGGATTAAAGATGAAGCGATTATTGCTGCAGTAGAAATGTCTCAACGTTATATTGCCGACCGCTTTTTACCAGACAAAGCCATTGACTTGATGGATGAAGCTGCATCGAAATTGCGTATGGAGATGGATTCTGTTCCAGAAAATGTAGATGCTTTAGACCGTGAAATCATGCGCTTGGAAATTGAACGCGAAGCCATTAAACGTGAAAAAGACGACAAAAAAGTAAAAGAGCTTTCACAGGATATTGCTAATTTATCAGCAGAGCGTGATGAATTAAAAGCAAAATGGCAAGGTGAAAAAGACTTGGTTGATGCAGTTAATAGCCAACTAGAGCAAATTGAAGCTTATAAATTAGAAGCAGAACAGGCTGAACGTGCAGGAGATTATGGCAGAGTTGCTGAAATCCGTTATGGAAAAATTAAAGAAGCACAAGACAAAGTTGAAAGACTAAAAGTTGATTTAGAAAGCGTACAGAGCGAAAGCAGAATGCTTAAAGAAGAAGTTACTGCTGATGATATTGCAGGTGTGGTTGGGCGTTGGACAGGTATTCTGGTTACGAAACTGGTTGCAAGTGAACGTGAGAAATTATTGAACTTGGAAGATGAATTGCACAAACGCGTAGCTGGACAGGATGAAGCAATTGAAGCAATTTCTGATGCGATTCGTAGGTCGAGAGCAGGTTTGCAAGATAAACGAAAACCAATTGGTTCGTTCATATTTTTGGGAACAACAGGTGTTGGTAAAACGGAGTTAGCAAAAGCATTGGCTGAATTTTTATTCAATGATGAAAACGCGATGACCAGAATTGACATGAGCGAATATCAAGAAAGACACGCTGTTTCTAGGTTAATTGGAGCGCCTCCTGGATATGTTGGTTATGATGAAGGTGGGCAATTGACTGAAGCTGTTCGCAGAAAACCCTACTCAGTTGTGTTGTTAGATGAGATTGAAAAAGCACACCCTGATGTATTTAATATTTTATTGCAAGTATTGGATGATGGTCGTTTAACTGACAATAAAGGTCGTGTGGTGAACTTTAAAAACACAATTATTATCATGACTTCGAACATTGGTTCACATTTAATTCAAGATAACTTTAAAAAGCTAGATGATGAAAACCGTGAAGAGGTAATAGCAAAAACTAAAAATGAGTTGTTTGAGTTATTGAAGCAAACCATTCGTCCGGAGTTTTTAAATAGAATTGATGAACTGATCATGTTCACTCCTCTTCAAAGAAGCGAGATCAGAAACATTGTTGATCTGCAGTTTAAACACGTTCAACAAACCTTGGCAGAAATGGGCATTACTATGGATGCAAGTGTTGAAGCGCTAGATTGGTTGGCAGAGCTTGGTTACGACCCACAATTTGGTGCAAGGCCATTGAAAAGAGTAATTCAGAAAAGGATTTTGAATGAGTTATCTAAATCAATTTTAGCTGGTAAAGTGGATAAAGACAGTAAGATAAAATTGGATATGTTCGACCATCAGTTTGTGTTTTTAAATGAGAATGAAAAATAA
- a CDS encoding alpha-L-rhamnosidase, translated as MISSKLLRRITFLFCSLSYCSSFAQSPINLKTEYLFNPIGLDNPNPRFTWQMDDKRMGAKQNAYRLMVSTDSVALTQGNANLWNTGWLQTSTSLKVYGGQLLKPFTKYYWRVDIADKNNIKSAKVKIASFEMGMMDGKNWQGSWISDNQNPAIKPAPYFRKTFEATKKIKSARAYITAGGLYELSLNGEKVGNHRMDPMYTRYDRRNLYVTYDVTHQLKAGKNAIGVLLGNGWYNHQSTAVWDFEKAPWRNRPTFCLDLKITYTDGTSETIKSGKDWKTALSPIIFNSIYTAEHYDARLEQNGWNKVDFDDSKWKRVIYRSAPSAQIVAQALHPIRNIEEITAKSIKKFNDTTYLFDLGRNISGVSKIKLNGPEGTIVRLKHTERLYANGRADMSNIDVHYRPTDDKDPFQTDILILSGKGEQSFMPHFNYKGFQYVEVSLSVPIELKKEDLVGYFMHSDVPVAGSVKASDPLIDKIYYATNNSYLSNLFGYPTDCPQREKNGWTGDAAIAIETGLYGFDGITIYEKWLADHRDEQQPNGILPSIIPTDGWGYEWGNGPDWTSTIAIIPWNIYRFYGDTKILADNYENIRKYVNHIDETYPTGLTSWGLGDWVPVKSVSPVELTSTCYYYADVVILAKTAKILGKANDYNKYTALALKIKNAFNAKYLNKTTGIYHTGLQTELSVPLFWGIVPEESKALVAENLAKRVEADGMHLDVGLLGTKAILNALSENGYAEIAYKVASQKTFPSWGWWITNGATTLYENWPIDAKSDISMNHIMFGEIGAWLYKAPGGIKPDENQPGFKNVMLQPYFVEGLASFEATHDGPYGKIVSSWKRTPKGIEYKVLIPANSSATVKLELVRDVKTSLNGKQIGSGTFNLQAGEYIIELKSIH; from the coding sequence ATGATTTCATCCAAATTACTAAGACGAATTACCTTTTTGTTTTGTTCCCTTTCCTACTGCAGCTCTTTTGCTCAATCTCCAATCAATTTAAAAACAGAATACCTATTTAATCCAATTGGCCTAGACAACCCTAATCCTCGTTTTACATGGCAAATGGACGATAAAAGAATGGGCGCTAAACAAAATGCTTATCGATTGATGGTGAGCACAGACTCTGTAGCTTTAACACAAGGAAATGCTAACTTATGGAACACTGGATGGTTGCAGACAAGCACCTCATTAAAAGTTTATGGCGGACAATTACTAAAACCTTTTACTAAATATTATTGGAGAGTTGATATTGCAGATAAAAACAATATAAAATCTGCTAAAGTTAAAATTGCAAGTTTTGAAATGGGAATGATGGATGGAAAAAACTGGCAAGGTTCGTGGATTTCAGACAATCAAAATCCAGCAATAAAACCAGCTCCATATTTTCGCAAAACGTTTGAAGCCACAAAAAAAATAAAATCAGCTCGTGCTTATATCACTGCTGGCGGCTTATATGAACTTTCTTTAAACGGAGAAAAAGTTGGTAACCATAGAATGGACCCAATGTATACCCGTTACGACAGGAGGAATTTATATGTTACTTATGATGTGACCCATCAATTAAAAGCTGGTAAAAATGCAATTGGTGTTCTTTTGGGAAACGGCTGGTACAACCATCAATCTACTGCGGTTTGGGATTTCGAAAAAGCACCTTGGCGTAATAGACCAACATTTTGTTTGGATCTAAAAATTACTTACACTGATGGAACTTCAGAAACTATTAAATCTGGAAAGGATTGGAAGACAGCTTTAAGTCCGATAATTTTCAATAGCATTTACACTGCCGAGCATTACGATGCTAGATTAGAACAAAATGGTTGGAACAAAGTTGATTTTGATGACAGTAAATGGAAACGAGTAATTTATCGCTCTGCACCCTCTGCTCAAATAGTGGCTCAGGCATTACATCCAATCAGAAATATTGAAGAAATTACTGCTAAAAGCATCAAGAAATTTAATGATACTACTTACCTATTTGATTTAGGGAGGAATATCTCTGGCGTGAGTAAAATCAAATTAAACGGTCCAGAAGGAACAATTGTTAGGCTAAAACATACAGAACGTTTATATGCTAATGGCAGAGCAGATATGTCTAACATTGATGTTCATTATCGCCCTACTGATGATAAAGACCCTTTCCAGACTGACATTCTAATTTTAAGTGGCAAAGGCGAGCAAAGTTTTATGCCTCACTTTAATTACAAAGGTTTTCAATACGTGGAGGTAAGCTTAAGTGTGCCAATTGAACTCAAAAAGGAAGATTTGGTGGGTTATTTTATGCATAGTGATGTTCCTGTAGCTGGAAGTGTGAAAGCATCAGACCCATTGATTGATAAAATTTATTATGCCACCAATAATTCCTATTTATCGAACCTTTTTGGTTATCCAACTGATTGTCCACAACGAGAAAAAAATGGCTGGACGGGTGATGCTGCCATTGCCATAGAAACTGGATTATATGGCTTTGATGGCATAACCATTTATGAAAAATGGTTGGCCGACCATAGAGATGAGCAACAACCTAATGGGATTTTACCTTCCATTATCCCTACAGATGGTTGGGGTTATGAATGGGGAAATGGCCCAGATTGGACCAGTACAATTGCCATTATTCCTTGGAACATTTATCGGTTTTATGGCGATACCAAAATATTGGCAGACAATTACGAGAACATTCGCAAGTACGTAAACCACATTGATGAAACCTACCCTACCGGTTTAACAAGTTGGGGATTGGGCGATTGGGTGCCTGTTAAATCGGTTTCACCAGTTGAGCTAACTTCTACTTGTTATTATTATGCTGATGTTGTGATTTTGGCCAAAACAGCAAAAATATTGGGCAAGGCCAATGACTATAATAAGTACACAGCTTTAGCTTTAAAAATCAAAAATGCTTTTAATGCTAAATATTTAAATAAAACTACCGGCATTTATCATACTGGTTTGCAAACAGAATTAAGTGTTCCACTATTTTGGGGCATCGTGCCCGAAGAATCAAAAGCTTTGGTAGCAGAAAATTTAGCTAAAAGAGTTGAGGCCGATGGAATGCACTTAGATGTAGGTTTATTAGGCACTAAAGCCATTTTAAATGCCTTAAGCGAGAATGGCTATGCAGAAATTGCCTATAAAGTTGCTTCTCAAAAAACCTTTCCAAGTTGGGGTTGGTGGATTACCAATGGAGCAACAACACTTTACGAAAATTGGCCAATTGATGCCAAATCGGACATTTCTATGAACCACATCATGTTTGGAGAAATTGGAGCTTGGTTATATAAGGCCCCTGGTGGCATCAAGCCCGATGAAAACCAACCTGGGTTTAAAAATGTAATGTTGCAGCCATACTTTGTGGAAGGATTAGCTTCTTTTGAAGCCACTCATGATGGGCCTTATGGAAAAATTGTTTCTTCTTGGAAAAGAACTCCAAAAGGTATTGAGTACAAGGTTTTAATTCCAGCAAATTCTAGTGCAACAGTGAAATTAGAGCTTGTTAGGGATGTAAAAACTTCATTAAATGGAAAACAAATAGGTAGTGGAACTTTTAATTTACAAGCTGGAGAATACATCATTGAACTTAAATCAATTCATTAA
- a CDS encoding outer membrane beta-barrel protein translates to MKIKFFMMATLCAIGFVTHAQIQKGLTMGGLSLSFGTTDQNSNATRLNSFAINPRIGYFIDNNLSLGMEFNYNLSKLNGEFYDYFDNNTNSIQSGFGFKEENFGLSPFARYYIHIKDNFKFFGQAALTFQINSYKNIDNTGYLYRTDYTFKGFGASLNPGFAFLPSGKWDIELSFPLISYFNERGTSQDYHFRRSRNIQLVLDNFTPAFGVNFHFSL, encoded by the coding sequence ATGAAAATTAAATTCTTTATGATGGCTACGCTATGTGCCATTGGATTTGTAACACATGCCCAAATCCAAAAAGGCTTAACTATGGGTGGCTTAAGTTTAAGCTTTGGCACTACAGACCAAAATTCAAATGCTACGAGGTTAAATTCCTTTGCCATTAATCCCAGAATTGGGTATTTTATAGATAACAATCTTTCTCTTGGAATGGAGTTTAATTATAACCTATCAAAACTTAATGGAGAATTTTATGATTATTTTGACAACAACACAAATTCAATACAAAGTGGTTTCGGTTTCAAAGAAGAAAATTTTGGGTTATCTCCGTTTGCTCGATATTACATCCATATTAAAGACAATTTTAAATTCTTCGGACAGGCTGCCTTAACTTTCCAAATCAACAGCTATAAAAACATAGATAATACCGGTTATTTATATAGAACAGACTATACATTTAAAGGTTTTGGCGCAAGTTTAAATCCAGGCTTCGCATTTTTACCGTCAGGAAAATGGGATATCGAATTATCTTTTCCTTTAATTAGCTATTTTAACGAAAGAGGTACTAGCCAAGATTATCATTTCAGAAGAAGCAGAAATATACAACTTGTACTTGACAATTTTACACCAGCATTTGGTGTAAACTTTCATTTTAGTCTGTAA
- a CDS encoding M28 family metallopeptidase, which translates to MYRKLLGLLAVAAYFSSCQSSQSGSDVTDSVALKAINDTAFSKHIAVLASDDFEGRKPFTDGETKTINYLEAEFKKLGLKPGNGESYFQDLPMVDIKSTPSDLVIKTNAGLGVKSLKFLDDFVGASRHVTEQVKIENSEMVFAGYGIVAPEYKWNDYEGLDVKGKTVVVMVNDPGFTDSTLFKGKTMTYYGRWTYKFEEAARQGATGVIIIHEDKAASYPWAVVRSGWSKSKLYLEAADGNKSRALMEGWITQDVAKAMFRMAGKSADLMFQAGKKGFKAVDLGLNISTTINNTIKKSISHNVAAVLPGTKRADEYIIYSGHWDHLGKGEAVNGDSIYNGAVDNATGTAALLVLAEAFKKAKQQPERSIMFLAVTAEEQGLLGSEYYGAHPLVPVKKTVANINIDAMQANGKTKDIIAVGFGQSELEDYLVEAAEKQGRVVVKDSNPSAGYYFRSDHFNFAKVGIPALYTETGDENVAKGLVWGKAQKEDYTANRYHAPADNFEPAKWDFSGMVEDLRLLFSVGYRLSNETTFPGWKEGSEFKAIREKSMIKVL; encoded by the coding sequence ATGTATCGCAAATTATTAGGCTTGCTGGCTGTAGCAGCTTATTTTTCGTCGTGTCAATCATCGCAATCTGGTTCAGATGTGACAGATTCTGTGGCCTTAAAAGCAATTAATGACACTGCTTTCTCAAAACATATTGCCGTTTTAGCTTCAGACGATTTTGAAGGAAGGAAACCTTTTACCGATGGCGAAACCAAAACTATTAACTACTTAGAAGCAGAATTTAAGAAGCTAGGTTTAAAACCAGGTAATGGAGAAAGTTATTTTCAGGATTTGCCTATGGTTGATATTAAATCTACACCAAGTGATTTAGTCATTAAAACAAATGCTGGTCTTGGTGTAAAGAGTTTGAAATTTCTGGATGATTTTGTGGGTGCAAGTCGCCACGTGACTGAACAAGTTAAGATAGAAAACTCTGAAATGGTTTTTGCTGGTTATGGAATTGTTGCTCCTGAATACAAATGGAACGATTATGAAGGCTTAGATGTTAAAGGAAAAACTGTCGTAGTAATGGTTAACGACCCTGGTTTCACTGATTCTACTCTTTTTAAAGGTAAAACGATGACTTATTACGGTCGTTGGACTTACAAGTTTGAAGAAGCTGCTCGTCAAGGCGCAACAGGGGTGATTATAATTCACGAAGATAAAGCAGCAAGTTATCCTTGGGCAGTGGTTAGAAGTGGTTGGTCTAAATCTAAATTATATCTGGAAGCTGCAGATGGAAATAAGTCGAGAGCTTTAATGGAGGGTTGGATTACACAAGATGTAGCTAAAGCGATGTTTAGAATGGCAGGTAAATCTGCAGATTTAATGTTCCAAGCAGGTAAAAAAGGATTTAAAGCAGTTGATTTAGGTTTAAATATTTCGACTACCATAAACAATACTATAAAAAAATCTATATCTCACAATGTGGCAGCTGTATTACCAGGAACTAAAAGAGCCGATGAGTATATCATTTATTCGGGACATTGGGACCATTTAGGTAAGGGAGAAGCTGTAAATGGAGATTCTATTTACAATGGTGCTGTAGATAATGCCACTGGAACTGCTGCTCTACTAGTTTTAGCCGAAGCCTTTAAAAAAGCAAAACAACAACCAGAGCGCTCAATTATGTTCTTAGCTGTTACCGCAGAAGAACAAGGTTTATTAGGTTCGGAGTATTACGGTGCCCATCCTTTAGTTCCAGTAAAAAAAACTGTAGCCAACATTAATATAGATGCCATGCAGGCCAATGGAAAAACCAAAGACATTATTGCAGTTGGTTTTGGTCAATCTGAATTGGAAGATTATTTAGTAGAAGCTGCAGAAAAACAAGGTAGGGTTGTGGTTAAAGACTCAAATCCATCAGCTGGATATTACTTCAGGTCAGACCATTTTAACTTTGCGAAAGTTGGTATACCTGCTTTATATACAGAGACTGGTGACGAAAATGTAGCCAAAGGTTTAGTTTGGGGTAAAGCACAAAAAGAAGATTATACAGCAAATCGCTATCACGCACCTGCGGATAATTTTGAACCTGCCAAATGGGATTTCTCTGGTATGGTAGAAGACTTAAGATTATTATTTAGTGTTGGTTATCGCCTAAGTAATGAAACTACTTTCCCTGGTTGGAAAGAGGGAAGTGAATTTAAAGCAATTCGTGAAAAAAGTATGATTAAAGTTTTATGA